ACATACTTTGCTGTGAAGGAGCGGCGTTGTCGTGTCATCATCGACAACGTGAGTTACAACAACCTGGCAAGCTTAGAATTGGTCGAGAAACTTGGCTTAACGACAAGACCACACCCGACAAGACCACACCCTCATCCATACTACATCCAATGGGTAAATTCTTATGATAGGATAAAGGTAAAtgaaattgcacatatagaaTTCTCCATTGGTTTTTATAAGGGTAGTTTAGATTTTGATATAATACCTCAACAAGTATGTTAATTATTGTTAGGCAAGTCTTGGATATCTGAAAATAATATTGTGCACAATACAATTGctaataaatattttttcaaataCCATGGTAGAAAAATTACTCTTATACCTATGAATGCTACTGAAATTTTAGAAACTGATCTTGAAAGGGATGAGAGAAGAAAGAGCGAACCGTTTAGGAGAGAATGGGCTGTTTCAAATGTTTCAACACTTTCATCTAAATCTGGTTTTGTACAAAATGAAGATATTACTTTGTCTTTTGTTGGAACTAATATTTTGCACCATATATCAAAAGAAGAGGACAAGGTGATTGAGAAAGAATATCCAATTGTCTCATGTAAGAGCTTTCTTATGTGCTGAATTTGTCCACCAATGATGCTAATAAAGTACTAGAACCATCTATTGATTTTTCTTGGTCAGACGATGAATGTTTTATTGATCTTTGTGACAAACAAAGTGCTATAATTATTCCCATGCCACAATTTGTGAAGGAAACTGATTCATTTGTTTTGGATCAAAATGCTTGTGCTGAAAATAAACAATTGTTTTCTATTGCCACTGAAAAAATGAGCTGAAATTATTatcttctttaaatactttgggttatatcCTGTTTGATACTCTTTGTACTCTTAGTAGTTTAGAAGAGATATTTAAATGTGCTGAATTGGCAAATATACTTACAAAGGAGACTACATGGTACACCGAGTTTGTATTTGTTCAAATCTGAATTCTGCTTTTGCTATGCGACAATATGATCAACTTGAGGGATGCAATATCTATAATAATGTCATATGGAGAAACCCTAATTTTGTTTTAAAGAAACATGATAAATTTCAGGAAGGGGAGAAATATTGGATACTACCGACAACATGTCCTCCAACAAAGCTCAAACCGAGGACGGTTTGCtatcaagaaggggaggatgatgaggacatgacacctTTGGACACGGAcattgattataaggtgagTTTGTTCTTATATTTGCATAATGATTATTCAATTCACTTGGTTTCACATGTACATATCTCTATTTGATTGAAGGTACAATTGTGTTTCAAAGTGCAAGCTCATCAAAGTCCAACATTCGGCTCGTCGGCAGCCCAACAATGCTTTTTCACCCTTGGGACCCCGGCCCAAGTAGAAGCATGCCTTAAGGACGTGGAGAATACTTTAGAGATGGCCTAGGACGCCCTCCACCTTGGCCACCACCTTTTTGGCCAGTAAGGGGCGTCCAAGTCAATTGGAGGCCCAAACAACATCAACTTCAAGTTcgtttcggactccaggaacagcccgcacaaaaatggacgcccaAGTCGTATTTGGAGTCGGATTTGGGTAcactttatatggttggaaagataattccaATATGCTTCCAATGGCACTGGTCTCAAGCCCAAATTCATCCGGAGTCGACGGAAATCGTCCGAGAAAGTTGACGTACAGAATCTGTACCGGTGCTGCGATGTTGTCTTTCGGTCTTTGGGCCTTGTATCATGTGGAAACCCATTAGGGGTGCATCCAGAGGGTCTTACACGACCCTAGAGTCTTCATAAACAGCAACCGCCACAccattagggtttgggttttgcttatgTTATTCTGTGAAGAACAGTTCGCCGCTAGATCGgattgtgagaccccaactcgtgAGTTTAATCATACATCTGTAATTTGATTGTATTCTTCCTTGTTCTTACTTGTGTTCTttgttgcgcttgcagggattagacttcgtggcgaggtcaaccggattatgacacggttgataaccagaggagttgtggtgctaagattgcaggGTCGGATCTTGTTGATCTGAAGCTAGATCGGTGTGTCGCTCTCCGAACACCACGATAGTTATCCAGAActtgacggaagatcgggaacccctGTCCCTATCACTTAGGTACACCTCCAATTCTCttaagttcaaaattttatactactttTTCAATATGAGATcctatttaaaaaaaactagtacaaaattttgaagtaGAAAGAATTGGAGGTGCATCTAAAAATTATCCATTTGCACCCATGCGTAACACAATTCTCACCAACTGTTGTAAGGTTTAGGGAGTGGAGACCCGGTTGCCTTATGACTGCTTAGAGATCAACCTGGTAATGGTTTGGTGTAAAACCAGGTTTCCTAGTTCGGTTTTGTCATTTAGACCTACATGGTTTGGGTAGGAATAAGTCGGAAAGTCTAATGAGCTGGTCTGGTTTGGGGTATAGCAGCTATATGGATTGGTTGGATTTGGTGCAAATGATTGCAGACCATGGTTTCGCTAATGGGCTTGATCTGAACGGTCCTAACGTGCGGTCTGGACTTGTGTGGCGAAGCTAATACAATGTTGTGGTTGCTGATAGCGAAACGTTCTGTTGGTCGGGAAACGTTCCGTTGGTCGGCAACATTGGGCTTCTACCATAGATAGCTCGCCACGCGTGATGCGATTGTAAACGGTTTTAAGTTTGCAAGCAGCTCGGTTCAGTTTGGTTTTGGCATGCGATGGGTTGGTCCAAGACGGTTTGAGTTGACGTGATTAAAGAAAATGGTACGGGGATTTGGATTTAGTCTGGATTATAAACCATTAGCAGCTTGACATAGAGATCCTTGGCACATGCCCCTCAAATATGCGGACTTCTGCCGTACTCACGTTTTAATGGtattctataaatttgatcaaagtaAGAATATTTTAActtaaaacaaaacaaaatattttTACATTTCAGGATAGAGGGATTAAGACCTTAAAAGCTCGTCCTACTACAGACACGAGACATCTCGGATTATATGGAAACTAGAGGCTAGAGTGTCGTCCGCCCTAAATTATAGATGTTTTTTACTTCGAATTATATGAAAACTAGAGGTATAATTTTCTAGTAGATACACAATTTTTTTATACACCTAGATATACACCCATGTTTATAGGTAAAAATCCTATGCACCTAAAAGTACACAAAATGATCTATAtttaatttggaatggagggaggaaCGAGCAGCTAAACTCAACAGTACAATATGGATCCGGCACACTTACACCTAAGGAAGTCGGAAACATGGCATGTGTAGATCACACGTACTCTATCGTAAGCTTCAGTTTAACACACCCAGATAATTACTATTATTACACGGCTATGATTGACAAGACGGATCAGAAGTCTGATTGATCATATGTACAAATAGCAACATTCGGCGATCCACCAGTGGTGAGAATTGAACAAGTCAACAAGCAGGGATCTGATCATGCTCCGTTGTTGGCCTCCAAAGCCTGGAACACGTCCGTGCGGGTGATAATCCCTGATTCCATCAGCAAGACAGCAATGTACAAGTTGTCACGAGGATGGAAGTCTTAACTCTTAATTAAGGGAGAGATCGATTAAGCACTGCATCACACTACTGTCACAAACTTATGGTAGCCAAGACTGGGAAAAATCACATGGTTTAGTAATGGTACCAATCATCGGCACTGATCATTGGCTGTGTGAGAAGCAGTGTGGTtggtttcaattttttttccattaGAATCTGTTGTGCTAAAGTATTAGCCTTGAACCTTGATTGCCTAAGTCACCATAATAACGAAAAGCATCGTAAAATGACTAAAATCTAGAGTTTGCAGTGAATATTGGTAAGGGCATCCCCAGAACCCTATGACTCAGTTCACAGGAATTGCAAATCCAAATAAACAGGGGATTGAACACATAGCTCATGACATAGATAGTAAAACCATAATTTGGAAAAGAAATGCGAATTAGAAGATCTTACCGATCACTATCTGCTGTTCATTCACGACCGGTATCCTGTGAACCTTCTCCTTGAGCATTAGAGCAGCAGCTTCTGCTCAAATAATTTAACCAGCAGCCGGTTAGCAAAAAAAATTGTCACAAAGATTCATGTGTCCCTATAGTTAGAAGGTTACCCAAGACAGTCTTGTCAGGTGTCAGAGTTATAGCAGGGGACGACATCACTTCACCAACAGTTGACTCTATCTGCATCATAAGAGCAAGCATGAATACTAAGTCAAATCTGTGCAAACCACAATCACAGTCTATTATTACACCTGACATGGCTTGTGGTGGACATGCTCCGGGTCTTGGTGAATTGTATTCTGTTGCCTTGTTTGTTTTATGGTTCAGAGCACATGTTTTGCTTTAGAGAATTACAATGTGTGTCCTAAGAGTAGTTCTAGCATCCAAGTTAGTTCAGATAGCTGAATTAGCagtgaatgaaaaaaaaacgagAACTGACCCCGTTGGGCGCCTTGGCCATGTCCTTCTTGGAGACAACCCCGACGCACCTGCCTTCCTCGTCGACCACCGGCAGACCGGAGTACTGCTGCGCGGCGAAGAAGGCGTCCACCTCCGCGAGGCGCTGCCCCGGCCTGGCCACCTGCACGGGGCGCGACATCACGTCCCAGAGCTTCGCCGTCGGGCTCATCTGCCGACGATTGGATTGAGCGGCGGCCATCACATCCAATTAATAATCCAGGCATGCATCCAGGAATGAAGAGAGACAGCAGGAGGGAGGGTTGATGGGCAGGTGGGGACGGAGAACGGATcggacctcgccggcggtggtgaTCTGGGACTCGAGGTAGGCGCGGAGGTCGGCGTAGCTGAGCAGGGAGAAGTTCCCGGGCCACTCCCCGGACAGGACGCCCTCGGGGTACTCGTCCATGGCCGGGCGCAGGTCCTCCAGCGCGGAggccgccaccagcgccgcgccgcgccgcgcgtggccgccCGAGCAGGCGCGCAGGACGGTTGCCAccaccggcgcgcgccgccgcgccactgccACGCCCGCGGACGACGACGGTGGCggagggacggggagggcggcggccttggcAACGGACGCGAGCGCGGAGGGCGAGGACGCCATGCACATGATGCACGCCATGGAGGCGCGAGGATCGTTGACCTGCCCGCGTGTCCCTTGCTGGCGCGGCTCTGCTCGTGCTCTCGTCTGCTCTGCTGCTCACCTCATAAGTGGAGTGGAAATCATGGTGGAACACTCTGGAAGGGTGTGGGGCCCGCCTGCAGCCGGACTGGGCGGGCGGCCACGCCACGCGGATCGCTCTGAGCCCAGGTCAGGTGTGGCGGCGTCCTTGTTGTTTAGTGCGTTTGGTGTCTTGCGAGAGGTGGTTTGTCTCGCATGGTGACGGTGCGTCTCCTGGATGTTTCTAGCGCTTGGCTTTTCTAATCAAGATATTGAAACAAACAAAGTGTTTTCTTTTGTCCTAGGGATACcaccaaatatttttttttgaactgaaTACCACCAAATGGGCAGCACTCCTTCGTTTAGTCTAAGGAACACCGTAAAAATCTGATTTTATAGGAAACACACGGCCCTATTAAATTTGTCATTTTCAGCCTGGGGAGTTGGAGAATGTCTAGCAAAAAGATTGAAATACTCCTGATTGTATAATACCTACCAAAATGAGGCACAAGACCATCTTGCATAAGCAactgttattttttttaacaaatctGACTAACAGCAACGACCGACCATATTAAAGTGTACGTGTATTTTCTTATGTAGCTTAACATGTTATAAAATAACTAGTATAACATAAGTAATCAACATGCACAAATTGTTTGTTCAAAAAAACATGCACAAATTTTAGTGCATATCTTTACATCAATTTGACATTTCAAAAGGCATGCGTATTTCTTCCACGCGCAAACATACAAAGAAATGGATGGAAAATCACTCCACTGTCCACTAGCTCACCTGCGTGTGAATTGTGAAGCGCAGCAGCAACTAGGAAGGGTGGTGTGGTGCAGTGCCGTTGCAGgtcaggatttttttttttttttgaatttttgcagGTCAGGAATGGAGACAGGGTGTGGGTAAATCAGAAAATCAGGAGGAAGGGATAGATAGGAGGTAGCATGTTGCATGCAAGCAGCCGGCCGTTGCGCACTAAAACGATACACCcacaaaatgaagcaaggtAAAATCGTCTATTTACCAGGCATCATCTTCCCTCCGTGGCTACAAAATCTTTTTCTAAAATGGCCGGCGTGCAACAGGAAAAATCCTATTTTTAGAATGTCCAACCTGCTAAaacggagtgtggagtgtacgCTGCACAAAACCACATTTTGGATGTGTCCTctggacaaaaaaaaaacccaacaaACAAAGCACAAATGGTTTGGAGCACAATATCCAGATAGGAATTAGTTTTAAATCAGCACACTAAAAGGTTCAGCCCACGTTTTCTTACTAAAAGTCTCAGGATGTATCCTCATCATACCCATGTTATGTCAAAGAGATATTGATTGCTGCCTCAAAAAAAgaatggaaaagagagaagttGAGTGGTTTAGGCGCTGTGTGGTAGATGGGTGGGTATGCCACATAGTAAGATCAAAGGTTTTAGAGGTGCAGAGGCATTCACCTAAATAATTTCAACAAAGATAAATCAAACCAATGTGACGATGCGATAGCCATTATCATTGTTGGACAATTAAGTGGTTTGGATAATTTTTGTGTGTAAGGGGTAGGTGCAGAGATATTATTCAGTTTGAGAATTTTCAAAGGAAAAAGAATATGGAAATATAGCTTATACAGTTATACTAGAAAAATATCACTCAAAGTCTTAAGGAAAGTAAATTGCTCTTGTCTAATAGGTGGTCATATGCATTGCCAAGTAACTTTCAGACGGTTTAACAAACGACCTTTGcaatatgatattttttaaaCTGTCTCCTATTAATCTCTCAATACCTTAATCTGTGCATGGTTTAATGGAATATTTAAGGTCAATGACAACCACAACTAGTACCATGATGAAAAGATGGTCCTGTAGTCTTTAATTCTTATGAGGCGGTTGTTTTGCAAAACAACCACCttattctctctcctccacatcaTTAAAAAATCATACATTAATCATAAAATGACTTATGACACTGCAGACATATGTCAATATACTTGACTTAAGGCAGTGTTTGGTTTGAGGAATGTGTTGATCTGTCATCTTCTCACATCTCactttttttatttggttttgtGGGCTAAAATGAGGTTGATCCCTCACAAAGTTGACACCACCTCATCTGGAATAAGGTAGTCTCTCAAACCAAACACTACAAATAACTCTGCTGGTCTCCATGTTTTGTTGTGTACTTGTGTGAAAGGCATTAAGAGATCTAGAGTGTGTGTGGATGCATGTATCACCCACAATTTCGGCGAAGACAAAAATCTCTcctactactaaaaagagggTAAGGGTCACTTTTTTTCGCTCGTCATCCCCACTTCGTCGTCCGTCCTCGGATGGTCGAGGATTGCCCGTTGGACCAGCGTGCCCGTCCGATCATCAGCAGTCAAAACCGCGCCCGCCCTTCCCCTCATGCCGCCCTCGCCGCGTCCGTCGCAGGGGCTTAAGCTGCGGGCGGATCGACGGATCAAGCCGGCAGAGACCCACCTCCTCTGCGCAGATCCATGCCCCCCGGTCCCAGCCTCCACCACTGCCgagcccctcctccgccgcaaCGCCGTGCCCCTTGTGCTCCGACCCCGCGCtcttgcctccgccgcgccacgcctaGGTTCTCTTCGACTGCCATGGATCGATCGACGCACggtgccgccggcctcctcctcacTTGCTAGCTCTCCGCGCGAGGTCGACATCCTACCGCTCAGTCGTCGAGCTGCCATGCCATCACCTCCAGGCCGGCCACCTCCACCCTTGTTGTGCGTCCAAGGCTCGCGGCTGCGTATCCCCATCACCGGGCTGCCTCTCCTCACAGCAAAATTGATCGTGCGTCACTGTTGgtgcctaaccctaaccctagggtgTTGGCCCCAGTGCGGTGCCACCGGTTTTCCCCGACCTCACCACCAATTCTTGCCGGCGGCAACCTCTATCTTCGTCTCCACCGTCGCGATGGTATGCACTGAATTGTCAACTCTGCTTTGTTTTTCCGTTCCCATGCCTCCTATTCTGACCATTGTCCTGTTCTGCTATTGCATCAACGACAAGACTGGGATCAAGCGACGACAGCCAGGTCTCCAAAGAATCATGGCCACTAATCTGAAGAATCATGTGAGCCTCTAATTAAATTCTATCTCTTTGTTCAACTAATTAGCATTATATTTGTGGCGTTTGGACATAGGGTCTGAATTGGATGGACACTTTGATCTTGAAGCATCTGGGAAGGACTCAGTACAAAATTGCAGGTATTAGATTCTTAATCCTTCATGTAGGCCGTatgaggatgaggagatcatggatagatggagagagtacttcgacaagttgtttaatggggagagtgagggccctacccttgagttagatgacttttttgacgataccaacagacgttttgtgaggagaattaagaaggtagagatcggggaggctttgaagaggatgaagggaggtaaagtgatgggccctgatggtatctccattgaggtgtggagatgcctaggagatagagcaatagtatggttaactaagctttttaatctcatttttcagtcaaacaagatgccggaagaatggagaagtatattagtacctatcttcaaaaacaagggcgatgttcaaagttgtactaactaccgtgagattaagctgatgagccatacaatgaagctttgggagagggttatcgagcatcgcctaagaagagtgacaagtgtgacccataACCAATTTGGGTTTATGCCTaaaaggtcaaccatggaggcgattttcttaatacgacaattgatggagagatatagggagcagaagaaggacttgcacatggtcttcattgaccttgagaaggcatatgacaaagtaccgagaaatgtcatgtggtgggccttggagaagcacaaagtcccaactaagtacattaccctcattaagaatatgtacaaggatgcgacgacgtttgtccggacatgtgatggcaacaccactgactttcctattaacataggcctacaccagagtcagcattgagcccttatttatttgctttagtgatggatgaggtcacaaaggatatacaaggtgagatcccttggtgtatgctctttgctgatgatgtggtgctagttgacgagagtagggcaggggttaataggaagttagagctgtggagaggcacgttagagtcgaaagggttcagacttagtaggaccaagaccgagtacatgatgtgtaatttcagcgcgactaagcatgaggggggagacgttagtctagatgggcaagtggtggtccagaaggatactttttggtatttaggatcggtgctacaaaaggatgacgacattgatgaagatgttaggcatagaatttcagctggctggttgaaatggcggcaaacttctggcatcctttgtgacaagagggtgccacaaaagctaaaaggcaaattctataggacagcaattcgtccggcgatgttatacggtgctgaatgttggcctacaaaaaggcaacatgtccagcaactgagtgtagcagagatgcggatgttgcggtggttttgcggacacacaaggagggatagagtccggaatgaagttattcgggatagggtcggggtggcaccaattgaggaaaaacttacccagcatcggctgagatggtttggacatgtccaacgaaggcctcctgatgcgccggtgcgtaatggggttcttgagcgggtcgataatgtaaagaggggtagaagTAGACCTAAATTgatgtgggatgagtcggttaagagagaccttaaggattagaatatctctaaagagatagctttggataggagcgcttggagactagctatcaatgtgcctgaaccttgaacttatttctttcgggtttcatctctagcctaccccaacttgcttgggaaaaaggctatgttgttgttgttgttggttgaTGGCAATGAGTTAATTTAATTTCAGTTAACAACATTATAATCAAGAACTGCTTGACATTGGATGGAAGTTTAGAGCTTGTGATTAGCAATGACTGCCCTAACAAAGTGCAATTTCATTCCTATCTCTGATTATTGCAGTCCAGATTCTGCAACTGTATACCTAGATATTTGATGCAATACacatgttttcctttttctgagTGATTCTGTAGCTTGTTAGATCATGACTCCATGCATAACCCATAGTATATTCTTGGTTAATTAAATATGCTCTTTAGATGAATGGGACTAAGGTACTCTTACGCTTTATGTAGTTGTGCTATTTGAAACAATAGGGTTGTCCTTGGCTAAATGTGTTTGGTTGGGATCCCTCAGTTTTGCCATCATGAAGAATCAAGTGTTGCCTCTACTGTCTGGTAGGCTATAAATGTGTTAGTGTTTTCTAAATTTATGGGTGTTCCACACTGATCATATGTTAATAGGTTCAAACAAATGGGAATACGCATACTACCTGTTGTTCAATAATATGCATGGAACCGAGcaatatagaaaaaaaaagagtttccTCAAATTTTGTTTTAACTTATTCTATTTTCTGAAGAAAAACCTAATGGATCgttgcactgaaatttttttgtGTTCTCGTGGCAAAGCAGAGTTACAAAACCATAATCAAAATCTGAGAATAACCAGGTTGGTTGATCAACTTGCTTGGTTTTCATCGCATTCCAAAAGTGCTTTCGGATGTGACAGGTGATTTTGTTTCTTCCAGGTGATCAGCAAAGTTGGGGCAAGCCTTCTCCGTGACACTAAACCTAGGTCTGAAATGACAGTGAGTGGTACTCCTCTCTTGCTTGAGCTCAATCTCTTTTGGAACAACATTACCATAAGATGATAAAGCTTTTGCTTCTGCATGTTTGTGTGGCTGAAGTAAGTTCATGTAAGCTGATtcttctctccttttctttttgttctttgTTAATTCCTTTAGATCTCCAAAACAAGGCATGTAAATTCTGGTATTAGcaagtttctctttttttttgttaccggTGCCTTGTTGTTTATCCAATTGGATGCCGATGCTCGGTCTAGCAAATTTCAGTATAAAATGTTAGTTGACTTTGCTGTGGACTTAATGTCCCGTATGTTTTCCATGTGATTGTTTTTTAGCATGTCGGACAGGAATACAGGATACTGGAGCAAACCAGgttggaccccccccccccccgccaccTCATGTGAATATGCTTAGCTAAGTTGAAGTGTCGATGGATCTCGATGCATGAGAAAAACACACACGCATATCTAAATCACATTGCTTTCCAAAATACAATTCAGCTTGCCTCTTATTAGAAGTATATTATTTCGATTTTATTAGAAGTGTATGAAATTAATGTATCATGTGTTCAACTGTAATTTTCTCTGGTCATTTATATTATTTCAGGTGGGCTGATGGAGCTACAAGATAACACACATCTGAAAACAGCACAAATCATACTCCAACCAGGTCTATCCATACGAGCTTTGCATGATCAGGTTAGTCAGGAGGAAGGTGTAAATGATTTGTGTTCTGGATCTTTTGTAAATCCTTAATGGTGGATGTCGTGGTGGGGGGTGCGTGAAAACTCAGTCTGATTCATTAAAACTATTAGCTGATCGTTTATTTTGGTTAGTTACTTGGCATTTGGCAAGCACAGACATGCCACTAACATCCGAGATGACAGTCACCCAGTCTGATGCCTTGACTATTTGCTGACTCGCGGTTCATATCGCGTCCATCTTGAAGTAATCACACAATCATTTCTATGTCAACTCCTAAACCAATCAGGACCATGGTCATTTGTATGAAGTCCTCTCCTTGATGTAAATTGCAAaattgtaatattttaagtttgTTCAGTTTCTGTTCCTCCATTCAATGTTGTAGTCTCCTTTGAAGACACTAAGCCTGCAGTATGGCTTTCCATTTTTTTCTATTAATTATGACTGGTTACAAATAACCTTGTTGCTCTGCAG
This sequence is a window from Panicum virgatum strain AP13 chromosome 7K, P.virgatum_v5, whole genome shotgun sequence. Protein-coding genes within it:
- the LOC120639719 gene encoding uncharacterized protein LOC120639719 produces the protein MACIMCMASSPSALASVAKAAALPVPPPPSSSAGVAVARRRAPVVATVLRACSGGHARRGAALVAASALEDLRPAMDEYPEGVLSGEWPGNFSLLSYADLRAYLESQITTAGEMSPTAKLWDVMSRPVQVARPGQRLAEVDAFFAAQQYSGLPVVDEEGRCVGVVSKKDMAKAPNGIESTVGEVMSSPAITLTPDKTVLEAAALMLKEKVHRIPVVNEQQIVIGIITRTDVFQALEANNGA